A stretch of Thermomicrobium roseum DSM 5159 DNA encodes these proteins:
- a CDS encoding hydantoinase/oxoprolinase family protein, with product MVRVGVDTGGTFTDFVVLEGTSFRLHKEPSTPDDPARAIVRGLERLGVLSALRELLHGSTVATNAILERKGTRTALVTTAGFRDVLEIGRQNRPRLYDLRQTKPPPLVPRALRFEVRERLDERGGVLVPLVDDDLHSVVAELRVAGVESVAVCLLFSFVNPEHEKRVAEFLRARGFLVSASHEISPEYREYERTSTTVLNAFVAPVMGRYLERLAASLPAGCALDIMQSNGGLVSAAVAGREAVRTILSGPAAGAIGARAVAARSGFSRVISFDMGGTSTDVCLIDGTPSERSEGEIAGHPVRVPMLDIHTVGAGGGSIAWFDTGGVLRVGPQSAGAVPGPAAYGRGGSEPTVTDAAVVLGWLLPDAFLGGEMRLEVDRARDAIGRVARVLGARLEEAAWGILEVAQAKMVGAIRVITVERGKDPREYGLVGFGGAGPMVACLLASALHIPYVLIPPHPGTLSALGLLTADRLRDYTRSLMLEVSEPAATSAVSQAFAALEAEALRDAAADRTTPDQLLFHRALDMRYARQSYELTIPYQSSLAETVRAFHTAHQDRYGYAMPGEPVMVVSARLRASAPSPAELPPPEPITELWAPKAIDERVVFFGTDDRVAPHRVPHYRREELGPGALLVGPALVTQYDSTIVIPPGWRGFVDGGTSIVLRQRGGGVDLLTGKHHDSEAGR from the coding sequence ATGGTTCGGGTCGGTGTCGATACCGGTGGGACCTTTACCGACTTCGTCGTCCTCGAGGGCACTAGTTTTCGTCTCCACAAGGAACCGTCGACTCCGGACGACCCGGCGCGAGCGATCGTGCGTGGACTCGAGCGTCTCGGCGTCCTTTCTGCGTTGCGCGAACTCCTGCACGGTTCGACGGTAGCAACGAACGCGATCCTGGAACGGAAGGGAACCCGTACCGCGCTGGTGACGACAGCGGGATTCCGCGACGTGCTGGAGATCGGCCGACAGAACCGGCCACGGCTCTACGATCTGCGGCAGACGAAACCCCCGCCGTTGGTTCCGCGGGCGCTCCGTTTCGAAGTGCGCGAGCGCCTGGACGAGCGCGGTGGCGTGCTCGTGCCGCTGGTTGACGATGACCTGCACAGCGTGGTGGCAGAACTCCGGGTGGCAGGCGTGGAGTCGGTCGCGGTCTGTCTTCTCTTCAGCTTCGTCAATCCCGAGCATGAGAAGCGGGTTGCGGAGTTCCTGCGCGCACGAGGGTTCCTCGTTTCGGCATCTCACGAGATCTCGCCGGAATATCGCGAGTACGAGCGAACGTCGACGACGGTGCTGAATGCGTTCGTTGCCCCCGTAATGGGACGGTATCTCGAGCGGCTGGCGGCGAGTCTTCCCGCCGGCTGTGCGCTCGACATCATGCAATCGAATGGCGGACTGGTGAGCGCGGCGGTGGCTGGGCGAGAGGCGGTCCGCACCATTCTGTCCGGACCGGCGGCCGGAGCGATCGGGGCACGCGCCGTCGCTGCCCGGTCCGGGTTCTCGCGCGTCATCAGCTTCGACATGGGTGGAACCTCCACCGATGTCTGCCTGATCGATGGGACGCCCAGCGAACGCAGCGAAGGCGAAATCGCTGGTCACCCCGTTCGGGTCCCGATGCTGGACATTCACACGGTCGGTGCCGGGGGTGGTTCGATCGCGTGGTTCGATACCGGTGGTGTGCTGCGGGTCGGACCGCAGTCGGCGGGAGCAGTGCCGGGGCCAGCGGCGTACGGGCGGGGTGGGAGCGAACCAACGGTCACTGATGCGGCTGTCGTCCTCGGGTGGCTGCTTCCGGATGCCTTTCTGGGTGGGGAGATGCGGCTCGAGGTGGATCGAGCGCGGGATGCAATTGGTCGAGTGGCGCGCGTGCTGGGCGCGCGGCTCGAGGAGGCGGCCTGGGGAATCCTGGAGGTGGCGCAGGCGAAGATGGTGGGAGCGATCCGGGTGATCACGGTCGAGCGCGGGAAGGATCCGCGGGAATACGGGTTGGTGGGGTTCGGTGGAGCGGGGCCGATGGTGGCGTGCCTGCTCGCCTCCGCACTACATATCCCGTATGTGCTCATCCCGCCGCATCCCGGCACGCTCTCCGCTCTCGGTCTGCTGACAGCTGACCGACTGCGTGACTACACGCGGAGTCTGATGCTGGAGGTGAGCGAGCCTGCTGCGACGTCGGCCGTCAGCCAGGCCTTCGCCGCACTGGAGGCCGAGGCACTGCGTGATGCTGCGGCCGACAGAACCACGCCCGACCAGCTGCTGTTCCACCGTGCCCTCGACATGCGGTATGCGAGGCAGTCGTACGAGCTGACGATTCCCTACCAGTCTTCGCTGGCCGAGACCGTGCGCGCCTTTCATACCGCGCATCAGGATCGCTATGGCTATGCCATGCCTGGTGAACCGGTGATGGTCGTTTCGGCGCGCCTGCGGGCCAGTGCGCCGAGCCCAGCCGAACTTCCACCACCAGAACCCATTACCGAACTGTGGGCACCTAAAGCGATCGATGAGCGGGTCGTCTTTTTCGGTACCGACGATCGCGTCGCGCCGCATCGCGTGCCGCATTACCGGCGAGAAGAACTCGGCCCCGGAGCGCTGCTCGTCGGTCCGGCACTGGTGACGCAATACGACAGCACGATCGTGATCCCACCTGGTTGGCGGGGATTTGTCGACGGCGGAACTTCGATCGTCCTCCGCCAGCGGGGTGGTGGGGTGGACCTGCTCACTGGGAAGCACCACGACTCGGAGGCCGGACGATGA
- a CDS encoding hydantoinase B/oxoprolinase family protein, with protein MSGEARVDPISLAVFAAAVSAIAEEMGAALQRSSYSPNIKERLDFSCAIFDPAGQMLAQAAHIPAHLGSMPDSVRAVIEHCAPFAPGDVVVLNDPYLGGNHLPDITMVTPVFLDDSGSVLLGYVANRAHHADVGGISPGSMPIATELYQEGIIIPPIKLWQRGQLNEAALALILRNVRTPEERRGDLLAQYAANRTGVRRVRELVARYGFASYQALSAALLDYGERLARAAICQIPPGSYSFTDYLDDDGVSEEPVAITATITVDGEVLEVDFTGTSSERPGSINTVETVTKSAVYYVLRCLMPEDAPMNHGVFRTVRVIAPVGTVVNARPQRAVAGGNVETSQRIVDVLFGALATALPDVIPAASQGTMNNLTIGGRDPRTGTPFAYYETMGGGMGARPGLDGLSGVHVHMSNTRNTPVEALEYAYPLRVVRYSMRDGSGGRGAARGGDGLVRELEFLTSAEVTLLTERRRFAPWGLQGGEPGATGRNLLITHLPDGREQEVPLRGKQRLTVRPGDRLRIETPGGGGWGTPH; from the coding sequence ATGAGCGGTGAAGCACGCGTCGATCCGATCTCGCTCGCTGTCTTCGCGGCCGCGGTCAGTGCGATTGCCGAGGAGATGGGAGCCGCGCTGCAGCGCTCGAGTTACTCGCCGAACATCAAGGAGCGGCTCGATTTTTCCTGCGCCATCTTCGATCCAGCTGGACAGATGCTCGCGCAGGCGGCCCACATACCGGCACACCTCGGCTCGATGCCTGACTCGGTGCGTGCGGTCATCGAGCACTGCGCTCCCTTCGCGCCCGGCGACGTCGTCGTCCTGAATGATCCCTATCTGGGAGGGAATCATCTCCCGGATATCACTATGGTCACCCCGGTCTTTCTCGACGACAGCGGCAGCGTACTGCTCGGCTATGTGGCCAATCGTGCGCATCACGCCGATGTCGGCGGTATCAGTCCAGGATCGATGCCGATCGCGACCGAGCTGTACCAGGAGGGGATCATCATTCCGCCGATCAAGCTGTGGCAGCGTGGTCAGTTGAATGAGGCAGCGCTCGCTCTCATCTTGCGCAACGTGCGCACTCCGGAAGAGCGTCGTGGTGACCTGCTCGCCCAGTACGCCGCGAACCGTACCGGTGTACGACGGGTGCGCGAGCTGGTCGCTCGTTATGGATTCGCGTCGTACCAGGCGCTCTCGGCGGCACTCCTCGACTACGGAGAGCGCCTGGCCCGAGCCGCCATCTGCCAGATCCCTCCCGGTTCGTACTCTTTCACCGACTATTTGGACGACGACGGTGTGAGCGAAGAACCCGTCGCGATCACCGCGACGATTACCGTCGATGGCGAGGTGCTGGAGGTCGATTTCACCGGAACGTCCTCCGAGCGACCCGGGAGCATCAATACGGTCGAGACCGTCACCAAGTCAGCTGTGTATTATGTGTTGCGCTGCCTGATGCCGGAGGATGCGCCGATGAACCACGGCGTCTTCCGGACGGTGCGGGTGATCGCACCGGTGGGTACGGTGGTCAACGCCCGACCGCAGCGGGCAGTCGCCGGAGGCAACGTGGAGACGTCACAACGGATCGTCGATGTCCTGTTCGGCGCACTGGCGACGGCGTTGCCCGATGTCATCCCCGCGGCGAGCCAGGGTACGATGAACAACCTCACCATCGGCGGTCGGGATCCGCGCACTGGTACACCATTCGCCTACTACGAGACGATGGGCGGGGGGATGGGAGCACGTCCAGGACTGGATGGACTGTCCGGTGTTCACGTCCATATGAGCAACACCCGCAATACGCCGGTGGAGGCCCTGGAATACGCTTATCCCTTGCGTGTCGTGCGGTATAGCATGCGTGACGGTTCCGGGGGGCGCGGTGCCGCCCGGGGCGGAGATGGACTCGTCCGCGAACTCGAGTTCCTGACGAGCGCCGAGGTGACGTTGCTGACCGAGCGTCGGCGTTTTGCGCCCTGGGGATTACAGGGTGGCGAGCCGGGTGCGACCGGACGGAATCTGTTGATCACGCACCTGCCGGACGGTCGCGAGCAGGAAGTTCCTCTCCGAGGGAAGCAGCGCCTGACGGTCCGTCCGGGGGATCGTCTCCGCATCGAAACGCCCGGGGGCGGTGGCTGGGGCACCCCGCACTGA
- a CDS encoding DUF554 domain-containing protein, whose amino-acid sequence MEFVDFWSRTSGTWINATTVAVGTAFGLLLHGRLPERMQRIAVQGVGLTTVFIALSMAGSLGKATVGRFDGVVLGLVTLVLGGLLGEWWRVEEGLETLGNWIKRRVGGGGSFTEGFVAASLLFCVGPMTLIGSLNNGLTGDATLLVIKATLDGISSVALASAYGVGVGFSILVILLYQGGVSLAAGALAQMLPDPANDPRILLVTGVGGVMMIGIAINLLGLGRVRVASFLPALVLGPFVSALARWLS is encoded by the coding sequence ATGGAGTTCGTGGATTTCTGGTCACGCACCAGCGGCACATGGATCAACGCCACGACAGTCGCAGTCGGAACCGCTTTCGGTCTCCTTCTCCACGGTCGCTTGCCGGAACGAATGCAACGAATCGCTGTCCAAGGTGTCGGCCTCACGACCGTCTTCATCGCGCTCTCCATGGCAGGGAGTCTCGGAAAGGCAACGGTCGGGCGTTTCGATGGTGTGGTACTCGGACTGGTGACACTCGTGCTGGGTGGACTGCTCGGCGAGTGGTGGCGCGTCGAGGAGGGACTCGAAACGCTAGGAAACTGGATCAAACGACGTGTGGGTGGTGGCGGTTCCTTCACCGAAGGATTCGTTGCCGCGAGCCTGCTCTTCTGCGTGGGACCGATGACGCTGATCGGCTCGCTCAACAATGGCCTGACCGGTGACGCGACACTGCTGGTCATCAAGGCGACTTTGGATGGGATCTCCAGTGTCGCACTCGCCAGTGCTTATGGGGTCGGCGTCGGGTTCTCCATCCTTGTGATCCTCCTGTATCAGGGAGGCGTCTCGCTCGCCGCTGGTGCCCTGGCCCAAATGCTCCCTGATCCGGCCAACGACCCTCGCATCCTCCTGGTGACCGGCGTCGGCGGCGTCATGATGATCGGGATCGCCATCAACTTGCTCGGCTTGGGGCGAGTACGCGTGGCCTCGTTCCTGCCCGCGCTCGTGCTGGGTCCATTCGTCTCCGCGCTCGCTCGCTGGTTGAGCTGA
- a CDS encoding VIT1/CCC1 transporter family protein translates to MTDAHDAIARYRKNLQDEIDSAALYRGLAEAERSPELREVFLRLAAMEEEHARFWEQKLRELGVPVPQLRPGWRTRVLIALARHLGAALVLPTVTAREWADQAKYDAQPEAAVTALPATEHQHARLLQLIGRERPSGLPGSSLAILEGRHRAVGGNALRAAVLGANDGLVSNLSLVMGVAGADLAPKAILLTGIAGLLAGSLSMAMGEWLSVQSARELFEHQIRIEREELIAFPEEEREELELIYRAKGVPADTAQELADRLIREGAPALETLVREELAIDPEELGGSAWEAAIASFLLFSIGAIVPVLPYIAWGGIPAAVASVVLSGLALFLLGAGITVITGRSALRSGLRQVLIGLAAAAITFGVGRLFGVALAG, encoded by the coding sequence ATGACCGACGCACACGATGCGATCGCTCGCTATCGAAAAAATCTCCAGGACGAGATCGACAGCGCTGCGTTGTATCGAGGCCTTGCTGAAGCTGAGCGATCGCCGGAACTCCGGGAAGTCTTTCTGCGACTGGCCGCCATGGAGGAGGAGCACGCCCGATTTTGGGAACAGAAACTCCGCGAACTCGGTGTGCCGGTTCCCCAGCTCCGCCCAGGCTGGCGCACGCGTGTCCTCATCGCGCTCGCACGGCATTTGGGAGCAGCGCTGGTCCTCCCGACGGTCACTGCACGGGAATGGGCTGACCAAGCTAAGTACGATGCGCAACCCGAGGCTGCGGTAACTGCGCTGCCGGCGACCGAGCATCAGCATGCGCGCTTGCTCCAGTTGATCGGGCGTGAACGGCCGAGCGGCCTCCCCGGGAGCTCGCTGGCCATCTTGGAAGGCCGTCACCGTGCTGTCGGAGGAAACGCGCTGCGCGCTGCTGTGCTCGGTGCGAACGACGGACTCGTGTCCAACTTGAGTCTCGTCATGGGGGTGGCCGGTGCTGACCTGGCTCCCAAGGCGATCCTGCTGACCGGAATCGCTGGTCTCTTGGCTGGCTCGCTTTCCATGGCGATGGGCGAGTGGCTCTCTGTGCAGAGTGCGCGGGAACTCTTCGAGCATCAGATCCGGATCGAGCGGGAGGAACTCATCGCGTTTCCGGAGGAAGAGCGCGAGGAACTCGAACTCATTTACCGTGCGAAGGGAGTACCGGCTGACACGGCACAGGAACTCGCCGATCGCCTGATCCGCGAGGGTGCACCCGCACTCGAGACGCTCGTCCGGGAGGAACTGGCGATCGACCCCGAGGAGCTGGGCGGTTCGGCTTGGGAAGCCGCAATCGCGTCCTTCCTGCTCTTCTCGATCGGAGCCATCGTTCCCGTCCTGCCGTACATCGCCTGGGGCGGGATACCGGCAGCAGTAGCGAGCGTCGTGCTGAGTGGACTGGCCCTGTTTCTCCTCGGAGCTGGCATCACGGTCATCACCGGTCGCAGCGCACTTCGCTCCGGGTTGCGGCAGGTGCTGATCGGGCTGGCAGCTGCGGCGATCACCTTCGGCGTCGGGCGACTCTTCGGCGTCGCCCTCGCTGGGTGA